The sequence ATATTTCTTTGAATAACATAGCATTTTATGCTATACTAGGTAAGTGGATGAAATGGACAGTACTGATTCACAGTAAAGTGACTAAAGGGCTTAAGAGACTTCACAATAAAGATATTGCTGAACAGGCATTTGCTTTAGTTAGAGATCTTGAAGAAAATGGTCCCATGGCTGTGAGATGGCCTCACTTCGGAAAGTTAAATGATAAAACATATCATTGCCATTTGCGCGGATCACGTAGGCCAACATATGTGGCTGTTTGGCAAATGGTTGATAAAAATACTCTTATCTTAGAGGTGATATATGTCGGAACGCATGAGAAAGCGCCATACTGAGTCGCATAAGGCGGCGAAAAAGCGCAACCCTGTGATTAAGGTAACTTGCCATCACAAGGACGGCAAAAAAAGTGAGATTAATATCTTAAATCACCCGCAAGCTGCGGCCCAGCTCAATAAAATTTTAAGCAATATGGACATTGAACACAATACTGTGTCGTCCGAGGAATTTTTTGAAAATTTCTTTCTTGGAGAATCAAAGCCCGCTGTCGTTTTGCGTGGAATGCGTAAACGCGAAGGATTCACTCAAAAAGAATTGGCTGAGAAGCTTGGAACAACTCAAAGTGTGGTTGCTGCAATGGAAACGGGCTTGCGTGCCATTGGTAAAAACATGGCCCACAGGCTGGCTGAAATCCTCAACGCTGACTATAGATTATTTTTATAAATTTAGGAGTTTTCTGTAGTGAAATTAGAGGAAGATGAGATGGGTAACGATCAAGAATTCCTTCAAAAAGAAATACTTCTTTTTATGAAAAAAACTTTTAGCCTTGATGATTCTGACTTCGAAAAAATGACAGCAATACGTTCCAACCGTTCAAGGGCTCTATCTAGCACTTCTTGAGTACTGCTGCTGGTTGAACTTTTCTGAATTGCTGGACCTATTTCATCGTTCATATTACCCCATGACCACTACTGGTGACGTAAAACCGTTAGATCCAAGATTAACTTTTCCGTTGTGATCGAGCCAGTTTGCTCGTCCCCATGGGTTGTTACTTATAATGATTTCTCGATGATCTACGTGAGCATGAATTCTCAAATCAACAATACGATTCTCAAGAACTGACAAATGTTCAAATTCCTGAAAGATATATTATGAATGAATCCACATAGAGTCCAAACATTTTGTCGTTAATGAATTGCACTCCCGGGCTAAAATTAGTCCAAGCATGATTTTTTAATAATGCTGATTGAATAGAAATTCCTTTTAAACATTGTATAACCTGCCGAATTTGACAAATCTCGGGGAACCCCATTTTCATGGTCTTTCTGGCGAGAGTCGTCTTTAGCCCCAACGACAAACAGTGTGACACCATATGTTCTGGTCCAGTTCGAAAGGCCATGTAACCCACACGCTTTTTTCTTCGGGCGGTTTGGAGAAATATTCCATCACTCTCAATTAAAAGCTGCTTAGTCGCACTTTCTGTTGTGGCCACTTCAATACCCAAAGATTCAAAGAGCTTCCCTAGTCTCCGCGTCTCATTATCTTCTTCAGTTTCGAAAGATCCCAGATAGAGAAGAGGTATCCCACCTTTTTGTTCTGCCTTTTTTTGAAAACGTGCGGCCAGCTGAACAAAAAAGTCCTTGGGGTTATGAGCGTCTTTGAAAATGCTTTGATAACTTGGCATTAATTTGAACATGATTTTTCGACTCTCTAATAAATCACCTATTCCCCCTAGACATCCCGCGCTGTCTTCCACCACCCGCCACTTGCCATTTTTATCTCGTATGATATCGGGACCAAACGGAAAGGCGATGGCGCTTAGCTTTAGTTTTCCAAAAACGCTATTATCATGATTGCGAGTGATAATAGATTTGAGCGTGGCGGGAGGAATGATCTTCATCCATCGCTTACCGCCCCCGTAATAATCCCAAAGAAAACATCGAATAGCTTCGGCTCTTTGTCTGACACCCTTTTTTAAAGTACAAAATTCGGAATTTGTAATGATGCGCGGTAAAGGATCAAGAAAATAGTCGCCTGAAAATAGTTTTTTCGAGGATCTGTGCAGCTGTTTCCTTTTGGATGCCGACATTGATCTCCACTGACTGTAGGGAATTTTGTAATGAGTCCAAACATTCCCATCAGAATCATGAATCTCATTGAAGTAGGCATTATCAATTTGTTTTGGTTGCACGAAATAAACCTCCTATTTTGATTCTGAGAGACTTGCCCTCACGGCATCTTCGGGTTAGTTCTTTTCTTGGGAATTCCCAAACCGCTGGTTTGCGAACTTAATCGCGCTACGGTTTAACCCGACGACTTGGTCTGCTGTTAGTTCGATTAGTTGGATGCTCACCAGAAAGATTATGCATGAGTTCCTTATGCTCGTCCATAAAGCGAGCAGCTTCTTCATCAGAAAATTGGGTAGGAATAAGTTCGGGTGGTAAAACTGCGGATAATCCGACATACTTATTTTAGGTGGAACAAAGAAGATGAAAAAACGAAGCAAAATAAAAAAGGATGCTTCTAAAAAGAATCAAACGAAGCGCAAGAACATACATGCCTGGCGCATATGCCCTCCCGGTGAACACTGGAGGCTCTGAAAAAATGCGAAAAACCATGATATTTTTTTTCTAGGATTCAGTGTTTCAGCGGCTGACATGCACCAAACACATTTACAAGGGCTAAAACAAGAATTTCCGTACAGTTTGTTGACAGATGACTTTGGAGTCCTGAATATGCAAGATTTGAAAACAAATACTTGCATTGCTGGACCCACTCCGTTTTCCGAGCAAGACAGGATTTCTCCCTACCCCTATTGGCAATGTTTTGAAACTAAGAATTCTAAAATGATTTGCGAACGCGGGAAATATGATCCACATGAAAAGGTTGTGATGTCCGTATTGGTCGTGTCGGGTACACGTAACGGAGAGTTACATTAGTTTATTAGCCGCCGGCCTATTCTTCTTTGGTCGTGTCGACTTTATCAAAAAGATTGGCTGAAATTTACTAAGAATGAAAGACATGTTTGTGTCTCTGGTGCGGATCATTCAAAAGAAGTTAGAGGGACAAAAACTGCGTGGACTTGGATCTTTGGCCGATATAAAACCCGAAAAGGTTGCGATTCTTATTTTCACGGCGAATGTGATGGAATACGAACCTGCGGGACATAGGTGATGAAAATCTTAAAAGCCCAAGAGCAAGTGATACTTTCTAGCGGTTATGCACCTTGAAAATACACTTTACTTTTAGTTATCTAAATGTAAAATGTATTTATGAACATTCGTAGACCCTACTGGGGAAAACTATTAGCAGCATCATGGAAGAAGCGATCCATCGTCTGGTTAGCCGGAGTCCGGCGGTCAGGCAAAACTACTTTAGCAAAGGCATTAGACGGCTTTACCTATTACAATTGTGATGATTCAGATGTCCAAGCCAATTTGAAAAACCCAAAGCCATTTTTAAAATCCATCCAAACTAATGGTGTTATTTTTGATGAAATCCATCAGATTGAAAATGCATCTCAGCTATTAAAAATTGCCGCCGATGAGTTTCCTAAAATGAAAGTTCTGGCCACTGGATCTTCCACTCTGGCAGCAAATAAAAAATTTAAAGATAGTTTAACAGGACGAAAACGAAACTTGCATTTCTTGCCGGTACTGGTGAGTGAATTAGAATCTTTTGGCGTCACCCTAGAAAAGAGAATGCTCCATGGGGGGCTCCCTCCGACCTTACTTAACCCAGAGCTTGACCGCGAGTTTTATGCAGAATGGCTTGATTCATTTTATGCCAGGGATGTACAAGAAGTTTTTTCAATTGATAAACGACAGGCTTTTTTAAAAGTTTTAGAGTTTGTTCTTATACAAAATGGACAACTTATTGAAGCAACTGAAATTGCCAAAGTTTCAGGATTGAGCCGCCCCACCGTCGTCAAATACCTTGAGATATTGGAAATAACAAAGGCTCTTACTATTCTTAAACCTTTTTCAGGCAACCCTCTAAAAGAAATTGTTGCCCAACCCAAGGTCTATGGTTTTGACACAGGATTTGTTTGCTTTGCTAAAAAAGATACCCAGCTTGGAGCAAGCGAGAAGGGCCACCTTTTAGAAAATTTGGTGCTCGAAACCATGCAAGCCAGACCGCTTTCTCAACAAATATATTTTTGGCGAGATAAACTTGGTCATGAAATTGACTTTGTAATTCAGACAGGAAAAAAAGATCTGCTTGCAATTGAGTGCAAAAGCCAGAAGCGCCACTTTAGTGCCAAAAATCTATCTATTTTTCGAAAGCTCTACCCACATGGAAAAAATATTGTCGTGACTCTTGATGAATTAGAATCAACAGAAAAAGTTTTGGACATTGATATTCATTTTATGGGGGCTAATCGGTTTTTTAGTTTTCTACAACACCAAATTTTATGAGATCTATAGTTGCATCCCGATCTTTTTATGGATTGGATAGAGGCCACACCTCCACATTGGAGAAACTGAGGTCGGTTACGTCTATCGAGGAGTTCGAGCATTGAGAGAAGATATTGGAGCCATGATTAGAAAGGAAGGTTTTATTTATGAAGACTAAGCGAGCATTGTTAATGGTGGAGCCTCAAAAACAGGCGATGGATAGAGCCTTTGGTGTTCTTGCAAAACCCACAAAGAAATATGCAGGCATGGTTATTATCAGCTTCCCCGATTTTGAAACCCTTGGCAGGGTTATTACTGGATCAAGAGTTCAACTCTTAACAGCTATTCGCGCAAGAAAACCAAAATCAATTCAAGAGCTAGCGCGTTTTGTAAAACGTGATTTCAAAAATGTGTATCAAGATGTGAAGCTCTTGTGTGAGTTTGGACTTATTGAACTGAAAAATGTTGGCACTCACGGATCTGTCGCACCCATGGCAAAGTTTTATGAATTGGTGTTGGCTGCTTAGTTTGTCTAAAGAGAGCTAGGCAATTTGACAACTTTTTGTCAAATTGACAATTAATTGTCAAAATGCCTAAGACACTCTCCCGACACTGGCCGAGGCCTTTTATAATTTAGTTAATTTTTTTTAAGATTAAGTAGCTCTTTAAGAATGCTTTTGTCTTTTTCTCTTGTCATAGATTTTTTAACTTCAATGAGATCATCTAAAGAGATAACTTTACATAAATGACCAAATAAATTCACTGATACAGCTTTAGAATTTATTCGCTGGAAATCTCCAACAGGATGTACCTTATTAAGTACATCTAATATGCCAATTGTTGTTGTGAGATATAAGTTTTCACTTTTCTGATTTGGAGGAGGGTAATCTAATAAGCTCGGTTTAAAGTTTGGGTTCATGCGATACCGAGGATCATAGTCTTTAAGGGCAATACGAAATTTTTCTAAATTTTCTTCACTTAAGACGGCGCAAATATCAATATCTTGTGTGACTTGTGTCGCACCATGAAGTACAGCTGCGTAGCCACCAATAAGTACAAAATCAATTTTATTTTCTAGCAGGGTCTTGAGTAGGGTGTTCAGATTTTGCATAAAGTTCTTCCCGTGCTTTTAATATTTCCTGTAGGGTTTCAAAAGCAAGTTGATGGTTAATAAGTCTTTCTTCGGGAGTTATGCTCAGGTTGTATTGAATCACTGAAAGATCAATATCTTTATCGAGATCATTCTTCATTTATAAAATATATCAAAAGATTGTATAAGACCCAAGGTAATGTTGTGGGGTTTGTTCGGTCGCACGACAAAAAAAACCCTCTGAAATTTTTTAGCCATCTCAGAGGGTTAGTTGATAATTGGCTCAGGTGGCAGGAATCGAACCTGCGACACAGTGATTAACAGTCACTTGCTCTACCGACTGAGCTACACCTGAATATAAGCGTCGGATTTGTACTCGAATCGAACTGTCTCGAACGAGCTCCACAAAATAAAAGAGCCCCTACCTAAGTGTCAAGAAGCCTTTTACAGATCTCCACCTTTGAGCACTGTAATAATTGACTTACTTATGGTCTTTAACGATTCAAAAACACCGGTTCCCTGCGTGGCCACGGCATCAAATTCAGGGGCGTTATAGCGGTTCAAAAGCTTACGAAGCTCCACAGTAGGAGTCACATTGCCAAGGTCACGCTTGTTATACTGCATGATTAAGGGCACTTGCTTGATGTCATAGCCC is a genomic window of Oligoflexia bacterium containing:
- a CDS encoding helix-turn-helix transcriptional regulator; its protein translation is MIKVTCHHKDGKKSEINILNHPQAAAQLNKILSNMDIEHNTVSSEEFFENFFLGESKPAVVLRGMRKREGFTQKELAEKLGTTQSVVAAMETGLRAIGKNMAHRLAEILNADYRLFL
- a CDS encoding circularly permuted type 2 ATP-grasp protein; translation: MITNSEFCTLKKGVRQRAEAIRCFLWDYYGGGKRWMKIIPPATLKSIITRNHDNSVFGKLKLSAIAFPFGPDIIRDKNGKWRVVEDSAGCLGGIGDLLESRKIMFKLMPSYQSIFKDAHNPKDFFVQLAARFQKKAEQKGGIPLLYLGSFETEEDNETRRLGKLFESLGIEVATTESATKQLLIESDGIFLQTARRKKRVGYMAFRTGPEHMVSHCLSLGLKTTLARKTMKMGFPEICQIRQVIQCLKGISIQSALLKNHAWTNFSPGVQFINDKMFGLYVDSFIIYLSGI
- a CDS encoding AAA family ATPase, whose product is MNIRRPYWGKLLAASWKKRSIVWLAGVRRSGKTTLAKALDGFTYYNCDDSDVQANLKNPKPFLKSIQTNGVIFDEIHQIENASQLLKIAADEFPKMKVLATGSSTLAANKKFKDSLTGRKRNLHFLPVLVSELESFGVTLEKRMLHGGLPPTLLNPELDREFYAEWLDSFYARDVQEVFSIDKRQAFLKVLEFVLIQNGQLIEATEIAKVSGLSRPTVVKYLEILEITKALTILKPFSGNPLKEIVAQPKVYGFDTGFVCFAKKDTQLGASEKGHLLENLVLETMQARPLSQQIYFWRDKLGHEIDFVIQTGKKDLLAIECKSQKRHFSAKNLSIFRKLYPHGKNIVVTLDELESTEKVLDIDIHFMGANRFFSFLQHQIL
- a CDS encoding nucleotidyltransferase, whose amino-acid sequence is MQNLNTLLKTLLENKIDFVLIGGYAAVLHGATQVTQDIDICAVLSEENLEKFRIALKDYDPRYRMNPNFKPSLLDYPPPNQKSENLYLTTTIGILDVLNKVHPVGDFQRINSKAVSVNLFGHLCKVISLDDLIEVKKSMTREKDKSILKELLNLKKN